attctaaagaatgcaatcaATTAAGTAACGACCGAATACAAACATACGTACAATCCCGACTCATCTTGCTTGGcaatcgtcttacatcacttgtcaaatacgatttgcacccgtaaaaatggtagctagtcattattacgcgtacacgccgtacccactcgttagtaccacgaccgctttgctcaatgatataaaccaacacaaacacaaaatatattaataatatccgcatattaatataaacgttagtccacccatAAACTAGGACATCGACCGAATTCCCGTCCCGACCCATAATCTTACAAGTCCCGCACAAATAAGCACACaccaaagtctaagtctaggcacctatctcaagtcacctaaatcccttagaccatgctctgataccacttgtaacgccccaacccgttaaccaaccaaaaccacaaaataaaaaaatttcgaagcaggcctgcccaggcaggGTGCGTGGCGTGCACACCtacgtgtgcgcggcgcgcacagggcctggcagcccccTGTCCAACatgttccattttcgtaaaaagatctaacacttcccatcatttttagacgaattgcttttcacatcatattagtataagtaaaactagtacgaatcaatgataaaacgattTTTACAtcacggggcccacatatgcccaaaataccattaagtacgaaatacgagtttcgaccacaaaaagtttaattgccaaacgtcactagagcaaggtgtttggggttaaactacccaaatcttggtcgaacttccaaaaagctaaaacccgcgagagccactaatccaatcgaatacgtttgcccttatccaagccggatcctaaaaaggtaaacaacgagagggtaagctaacgcttagtgaatgcaataattatacacatacatatataacctacttacttgcaatcacatacaaaATTACCTCATACACactagcaatttaaatgacataccaacgcaaggtataacgctaaatctccaagaccacaagctagcacaaacaatagcatatataactcgaataatataaaatgcTACACTACAaatacataaccatggttaaccaatagtacaaaggaatggtacttcgaaattcccatcggtgttcccaacatccGTTAGCGCaaaacgaattataacactaaccccggagtggtatcgatcgcccgaactttaaacccacccgtcacgcaaaatgtggtatcgatcgccctaacttaaaacccacactttacacccacacataatgatatggtatcgatcgcccgaactttaagcccatatcatatattaacccgatgtagtatcgatcgcccgaacttaaaactcacatcgaatctcgtacaagtaaataaattatatacaaacatgtataatcattccactcaccttgtcgccttgaagaaatgctaccgaataatccgcaactcgccgatggaatgtacctattccattatcacaaaatacaacaacacacttagagtagatttacaaaccaactcaattcgacacttagtgcaatttcgaccaattgcacttccaaacaaaaacgcgcccaaactaaccaataatcactaacacaagtgaaaatggtcttaatatGCTAAATGAATCCAATCATAAGTGttgaacacttatcattctcaaaatcacccaaaaccccaattttgactcatttccaaaattagtctttcaaatacacaaaatgggttctaacactttcataatcactaatcctagtgattaaacccaaatacaagtcctaatcatggccaatttattcaccaacccaaaatccaccaacaacaaccaataacccgattactagcatcaatacactcacttcaagagtttaaatgggtttcctaacaatttaagttcaaaccctaacttcaatatcaaaatcaaacaatgaaattcggagtttgaacttaccaaaactaccacaacgtagccgtgaacgagatgaacaactttaaaacccgagctttggtgacaaTCCAACTCCTTATTCCccaaatgaagcttcctctctctaaaacctcttctctctctagggttgaagatgagagtgtttgtggtgtagaaatgaggataagatgattaatggatcagctttgaaggctccaaaccggccccaagtgaaatgacTAAAATGCCCATCATTTAATTCAAAAAGAAAAAGACAGAAAACTGTCGTCAGgtgagtgcgctgagcgcactcttaaaggtacgcggcgcgcactaagctcagatcaGACAGTCAGCTTTTAAATTTAAACTACGCTTTacccactatacgtacatcattataactctttgtaccataaatatttgggtgttacacgaaggcaaaatgcctaacttggtgtaaaattgGCCAAGAAATGTTCAAAAATTGCAAAAttatgacaagtgcaggaaacagcatcaaaagcgccgctcctgactaAGGAGCACAGCCCAGAGCGCCGCAATTGACATAGAAGCAGCACAATTACCAACGTTTTGTCTCAATTTCTTCACAGTGAGCAGAAGCGTCGCTCTTTAGAGGCAGAAGCATCGTTCCTACTGGCCAAAAGCGCCGCACCAAAGCCAAGAGCGCCGCACCAGATTGATGCCAAGAGCGCCGCACCTATGCTAAAAGCGGCACTCCTGACGCTGATTCAGCCCACTTTTCTCACCACTATAAATAGAATAAGATAGGTCATTTGGcaagagagctgcagtttttactccgaatttcacacacaaaaccctaatttcatcatccattagagttccaaggtgatttggaggaagcaagctcaagtttcatcttcattagTACTAGATCTTTCTTTTGTTATGGGTTGTAATCTCAACTTTACCCTTTCATATTTTGAATCAAATAGTTGTAATCTTTACTTTATCTTCATCTAAGTTTAATCTTTACTTGTAACCTTTGTTTATCATCATTAATCTTTGAATCTTAGCTTGTAAtaactcaagatgatgtttattgatgcttttatgattgttgctagtgtaatctttgctatgagtagctaaatctctcgtgtttgcttatctatgaatctttaatgcatgagatgtgcccttaatctattgaatgaaagttgttttgaatgaaaatacatgagctagtgttatggagttagccatgaggtccattgctatgtttgatattggttttactttgattacatgaattgagtagctctttaagtgattttagtagtgaatcaatttgtgcttcaacacctttggtgatctagacaactagaataggaatttcaagtgattgtgtttctagactaagttggttttcaattgacatttattcatcatagtggtgtttgactatcttaggtgactttgatggttaaagggttttaagtgattttaacccgggcataatctcaataatcaactcatacattacTTGATCTTGTGTTACTAAGCTTATGTGAATTTTCAAGGTAAAATTAGATTAAGAATATCTACTAGTTTAAACAACTTAAGTAATAACAATTTGGGGAAAATAAGGgccatctaagcataaagaggattagataagtgaacagtCTCCATCATATTGATTAATTCTCATTTCTTAATTACTTGCTACTTGTTATTTgttaagttttagtttgtttatTGCAAAATTTAGTTGTTAGTTGAAATCTCTcgcaaaccccccaatcaaacaaaacccctaggataactattagtttcaaatacataatctacaccgctctatcgggacgaacttgataagaatacttgcattaagtactatagcaaccgggttttaagtgctcgatagattgtgcgtgctttttgtgatatttgaatcttgtataaatttagggaGTTGTGTATGGTATACCCACGCCACATCACTCCTACTCTCACTATCACCACTCGTAGCATGTCCGGTATTTCTAAACCTAAAGTTCAATTCAATCTATCCTCTCTCACCACCATTTCTCCTATTCCTCGCTCTCCTAAAGAAGCTTTATCCGATCCTAATTGGAACATGGCCATGCTTAATGAATACAAAGCCTCAATGGATAATAAAACTTGGGTACTTGTTCCGCGGACACCTAACATGCATGTTATTCATAGTATGTGGATTTTTAGACATAAGATGAAATCTGACGGGTCACTTGAACGGTACAAAGCTAGATTAGTTGGTGATGGGCGTTCAAAAACGGTTGGTATTGATTGTAATGAAACCTTTAGTCCGGTCGTGAAACCGGCTACCATACAACTCGTCTTATCTATTGCACTGTCTAAATCATGGAATATTAATCAACTCGATGTTAAAAATGTGTTTCTACATGGCTCCCTCAAAGAAACAGTCTACATGTATTAACCATACGGTTTTCGAGATAACACTAAACCGGATCATGTTTGTTTATTGAAACGCTCCTTATACGGGTTAAAGCAAGCGCCTCACGCATGGTACCAAAGGTTTGCCACCTTTGCCTCATCTATTGGTTTCATTCATAGTCGCTCGGATCATTCGCTTTTTGTCTATACTCATGGACAAGATACCGCATACTTTTTACTTTACGTCTACCACATTATATCAGTAACATCTTCGAACTCACTACGTGTCAACTTATTGTCTTTGTTTGCCAATGAGTTTGCCATGAAGGACTTGGGCCCTCTCAGTTATTTTTTGGGCATTTCTGTCTCTCGTAATAAACACGGACTCTTCCTAAGTCAAGAAAAATACGCCGATGATATTATTACTCGTGCTGGTATGTCAAATTGCAGATCCGTGAAAACTCCTGTCGACACGAATGGTAAAATGAGTTCAACGAATGGTCCTTCTTATTCAGACCCGACAGAGTTTCGAAGCTTAGCCGGTGCACTACAATACTTAACCTTCACACGACCCGACATTTCTTATGCTGTTCAACGGATTTGTCTACACATGCACGATCCAAAAGAGTGTCATATGCAAGCCTTGCGTCGGGTTATTTGGTATATTAGTGGTTCTATATCTCATGGTTTACAGTTAACAAAGACATCGCTCACATCCTTAGTTTCCTATACCGACGCTGATTGGGGTGGTTGTCCCGATACACGACGCTCCACGTCCGGGTACTGTGTGTTTTTAGGTGGTAACCTTGTCTCGTGGTCTGCTAAACGTCAACCTACTGTTTTTCGCTCAAGTGCGGAAGCTGAATATCGGGGTGTTGCAAATGTCGTGTCTGAATCCTGTTGGCTTCGCAATATTCTGTTGGAACTATGTTGTCCTATATCTAAGGCAACTATTATGTTTTGTGATAATGTTAGTGCCATTTTTCTTTTTGGCAATCCCGTACAACACTAACGTACGAAACACATTGAGATGGATGTTCACTTTGTTCGTGAAAAAGTTGCGCGTGGGCAAATTCGTGTTCTTCATATTCCGACGCGGTTTCAGATTGCTGATATTTTCACTAAGGGTTTGCCTCGGGTACTATTTGAAGAATTCAGGACCAGTTTGAACGTCCGCTCACCTTCCCGCTCAAACTGAGGGGCTGTGTTAGCGGATATACAACTGTGCATATATTATCTATATTTAGTTTACCATATGTATAGAAACTATCTTAAGTCAACTTTGTTATACATAGAAAAGATATGGTAGCCTAGTTTACATAGCAAAAGATTACAACCCTTGCTGTATATATTGGGTACGATTGATGTAATGAAACTCATTCAGAATCGATTACTTACACTTCTTAAGCTCTTGATGGTTTGTAATCGCGTCGACTGATGATGATTGCTCTCCATCTTTGATTTTCTTCTTGTTTTAGGTTTTGGTTGGTTTTTCAAGGTAGGTTGTAGTTTTGATGTTTTCGTTATAGGGTTGTGCGTCTCGAGTTGTATCTTCTATCTTTGGTAATATAGTTTTTGTTTTTTGgtgaggaaaaaaaaaaaaaaaaaaaactacattaaataattaaatttcAATATCAAATACAGTAATAACCTCTAATTTGCAGTTTCTAGGAAACACCATCTTGTGAAATTTCTGATGCCTATATAGGACCTTAGTAGGCATTAGGTTATACAGAAAGTGGAGGAAAGACACACAGAGAAGCAACACTCTTCTTATCAGCCACGTGCGATCAGCACGTGCCACGAAGCCTCCATCTACGTCACTAATTACCCTTCAGCACGTGCCACTACTGTTACCCCTCCCGTGTCACATTAATCTTCGTTCCCATAAAACCCCCAAAAAAGTTAACCATATTTTCACCTCCCCCATATCCCCATCCCTCTTTCTCTATTTATAAGAACCTGCAACTTATAACCGTACGGAATCCTTTTAATTCCTTTTATCTACCACAGTACGGAAACCCTAATTTTGCCATTTCAATTAACCGATAAATAATGTTCTCGTCTCCATCAGAAGCTTCTGCAGACGAAACGGCGGTAAATTCAACTAGCTCAATGTCAACCGACAGCTACACTAGCTTCAGCCGTTTATCATTCGATACATTAGATCTCCTTCCGCCGTCTCGTCCGTTATACTCGCCGGAAAATGTGAACATCAAACCGCACCGGTCGTCGGAATCGTCATGGCAAGCGATTCGGTCAATGACGTTAAAACGAAGCAGCAGTGAAGGATTCGACGGAACAAATAACAACAACACCAGTAGTTTAAGTTTTAGAGATTTTAGTTTAGTTCGTCAGATTGGAAGCGGTGATATCGGTAAAGTTTATTTATGTCGGTTACGAAACGACGACGTTGAAGTGAATCGTTGCTATTACGCAATGAAAGTTGTTGATCGAGAAGTTTTAGCGTTGAAGAAAAAAGTTGAGCGAGCTGCTACGGAGAAGAAGATATTAAATATGCTTGATCATCCTTTTCTGCCGTCGTTGTATGCTCAATTTGAAGCTTCACATTTTTCATGTGTTGTAATGGAGTATTGTTCCGGTGGTGATTTGCATTCCTTACGTCATAAACAACCGCGCAAACGCTTCTCTGTATACGCCACAAAGTAcgtattaatttaattaattaattaattaattaatcgcTTCtctaatttgttttttttttttttttggctataTCCTGATTTGTGCAAATTTAAAACTAGTTTTGGATTCTACTGATTTTGAATACAGTGCtattttaatttcttttttttaaattttaaccaCAAATTTGCTATTAATGGAGCTTGTCTGATTTAGCTTTCAAATCGTTGTTACCAGATCAACGATTACGTCATTATCAAATTTTAATTCCCGAGAACGAGAATGTGACACTAAAATGAAATTTACTGTAGTATAATTTTATCctttattaaattttaattaacCATAACTTTCTACACGTAACTAACTAATGTTCAAATTTACGATATTGCCATTGCGTTTTGTGGTTTTTTACGAaggaataaaaaataaaaaataatttattaattattgattttattttatttttttggaaaTCTAGGTTCTATGCTGCAGAGGTACTGGTAGCTCTAGAGTATCTGCATATGCTTGGCATCATCTACAGAGACCTAAAGCCTGAAAATGTTTTGGTCAGATCCGACGGTCATATCATGCTCACTGATTTTGACCTATCGTTATGCTCTGATGCAATCCCAGCCGTTCAATCTCAATCTTTTTCATCATCACCAGATCAAccttcatcttcatcttgttactctCCGTCAGTGCCACGTCACCCATCTAACCCATTTTCTTGTCTTCCAAGTCAACTCTTTCGGTCAAAAAAGGTTAATTCTTTTTCCGCTGCGAATCGTTTGTTCGTAGCGGAACCAGTGACAGCTAGGTCGTGTTCGTTCGTCGGAACCCATGAGTACGTGGCACCGGAAGTGGCTTCTGGCCATTCGCACGGTAACTCCGTTGATTGGTGGGCTTTGGGGATTTTCATTTATGAAATGATCTACGGTTGTACTCCGTTTGCGGGTGTATCAAATGAAGCTACGCTGCGTAACATTGTAAAAAAACCACTTAACTTCCCAACTGTTTCGGTCTCTTCGCGCGAAACACAAGCGCGTGATTTGATATCGAAACTGCTTGATAAGGATCCAGAAAGTCGGCTCGGGTCGAAACGTGGAGCGGCTGATATTAAGACCCAACCGTTTTTTAACGGATTAAATTTTGCGTTGATACGGTCAGCTACGCCGCCTGTAATCCCGAATCAAAAAACGACATCGTCATCGAGTTACATTGGCTGTCCAATGTCGTCGTTTGATTTTTTCTGATTATCAAGTTAGAGTAGTACGTAACTAATAGTCCGTATTAGTGATAGTTGATTAGgattatgtaaatattagttagttaattaattaatacgACTATAGGTGTAGATCTATTTTTGCTAATCAAGAATGGATTATTACCACCTCCACTTCTTAATTATTATTGAAAAGTCAGATGTTTGCCTGTTGGATTCCTTCGATGATTAGTTTGCTTAATTTAATGGAATTGAGATATTATTATGAAATTATTGATGATTGATTATGATTATTGATGTACTGCATTTTTACGGACAATACAAaacgttttcatttttattttttaaatttcatAAAACGAAAATGTGAATTTAGACGTGAAAATAGCTTCTATAGGATATATAAAAAGATGCAAAGTTCCTGAATTTGTGATGTTGAAATTTTTGTATTTATATTGAGTATTTGATTTGACGCTATATCAATATAGGTCACTCGTGTGAATGTACAGATGGTACTTAAGTAGATGCCTTTAACATAAGTTTTTACATATGTAAATTTTGAAAAGAAATTTACCCGGAAAATGGTAAAACATTTGCATGTTGTCGGAAATACTTTGAAAAAAGGTTATTAACGTTTTAGATTGTTTGTAGACATTGTGTTTTTGAACTTATAAATTTAACAAACTTCTAAGTAATAAGTTTCATttgataaatataaaaatataacttataaaaacaATAAACTCTTAAAGAATAAACGCTTAAACATAGGTTATGAAAAAAGTAAAacctataaaatataaaataaactcTAACTAGTTTATTAAATACTTAGAAGAAAGTAAACTTCAGTTATCATTCGGCTAATTTCATCCAAATAAACATACCTGTAGATTGGTTCATGGACCTTTGAATAAAACGCGTTAGAGCACCAGGAGTGGGAAACAATTTTCGCCGTTAACAATATTTAACGGTGGGGACGGTGGAAAACCTCACTCCGTCCCGCCGTTAAATCGGCGTTATCTGCCACCGTTAACCACCACCGTCGCCTACATAACGctgtgttttgttttttttttttcttttttttctttctttgtttttctgttttaataatattaaaagtatttaaATAATGAATTTAACACCgagatttaacactgaacgatTTCTCCTGTTTTGGCATTAGTGTTAAattcagtgttaaatttaacactgagatttaacactgaacgacTCCTAATGCTCTTATATATTGTTTTTCAAATGCATGCATTAAAAATGTGGATACAAAGAAACAAATTTGTAGTGTTAAAACGTCAAGCAACTTTGCCTACAAGTAAAGATTAACGTATCTTTTAGCTAACCATTATTGAATAAAGACTCGACGTAACATGCTAATTGTTTATCCTTGTCTTGAGAAATAATTGAGAGTTGGACAGGAAGTTTGGACTGGAGGATACTTTGTCGATGTTAATATTCATACCGCTAGTATTTGGCAAAGTTGTTAATAAGATATTATTTCCATAATAAATTGATTTCTTCGAAATTAACATAAACTTCGTAAGTAAATTCACAACAAATTAAATTAGTCATGGTCACATATGTTTTTTTACGCACTTTGTTTAAAAAAGAGTGAACTTTTTATTAAATTTGTCACTTATAAATGTGGATAAATTTATTACATGTATAAGTGTTGAATATAATTATAGTTTCACATATAAAATTGTTAAAAAATGTTAGTGTACTAAAGTAAATGAATCACAATTAAATATGTGAGTAAATTTGTTACACTTCATTATTATGCATACAAGGAAACGTAAACAAATATTGTGCGACAAATTGTATTTAACACTCTTAAGTGTGATATATTTATGATTGTACACGCTAATAAATATGAATATTTTTCATACGATGTTATGTGTGAAACTATGACAATATTTCACGTTTATTAATGTATTACAATTATACACATTTATAAGTGTGTTGAATTCAATAAAAAAAAGTTCACACTTTCAAAATGCGTGTATAAATATGTGTGACAAAATGGTAAATTTGTGGTAATGAAAGTATAATATTAACTTAAAACATGAACATTAAAAAAAGAAATATTAACTAGTAGTGATAGAgtcgaaacattttttttttttcttttttaaatgtttttattGATCATTGATTGATGAAAAATTAGTTTGCTGAGTCTATTTTCATATTGTTATTTTAATgaaatttttttattaa
The window above is part of the Rutidosis leptorrhynchoides isolate AG116_Rl617_1_P2 chromosome 1, CSIRO_AGI_Rlap_v1, whole genome shotgun sequence genome. Proteins encoded here:
- the LOC139871657 gene encoding protein kinase PINOID-like, whose protein sequence is MFSSPSEASADETAVNSTSSMSTDSYTSFSRLSFDTLDLLPPSRPLYSPENVNIKPHRSSESSWQAIRSMTLKRSSSEGFDGTNNNNTSSLSFRDFSLVRQIGSGDIGKVYLCRLRNDDVEVNRCYYAMKVVDREVLALKKKVERAATEKKILNMLDHPFLPSLYAQFEASHFSCVVMEYCSGGDLHSLRHKQPRKRFSVYATKFYAAEVLVALEYLHMLGIIYRDLKPENVLVRSDGHIMLTDFDLSLCSDAIPAVQSQSFSSSPDQPSSSSCYSPSVPRHPSNPFSCLPSQLFRSKKVNSFSAANRLFVAEPVTARSCSFVGTHEYVAPEVASGHSHGNSVDWWALGIFIYEMIYGCTPFAGVSNEATLRNIVKKPLNFPTVSVSSRETQARDLISKLLDKDPESRLGSKRGAADIKTQPFFNGLNFALIRSATPPVIPNQKTTSSSSYIGCPMSSFDFF